From Raphanus sativus cultivar WK10039 unplaced genomic scaffold, ASM80110v3 Scaffold1188, whole genome shotgun sequence, the proteins below share one genomic window:
- the LOC130503866 gene encoding ATP-dependent 6-phosphofructokinase 3 gives MSTLENSKPKIITGSGGYVLEDVPHLSDYLPGLPTYHNPLQDNPAYSVVKQYFVHADDTVPQKIVVHKDGPRGIHFRRAGPRQKVYFESDEVHACIVTCGGLCPGLNTVIREIVSSLSYMYGVKRILGIDGGYRGFYAKNTVPLDSKVVNDIHKRGGTILGTSRGGHDTTKIVDSIQDRGINQVYIIGGDGTQRGASAIFEEVRRRGLKVAVVGIPKTIDNDIPVIDKSFGFDTAVEEAQRAINAAHVEAESIENGIGVVKLMGRYSGFIAMYATLASRDVDCCLIPESPFYLEGEGGLFEYIEKRLKESGHMVLVIAEGAGQDLMSKSMESMTLKDASGNKLLNDVGLWLSQSIKDHFNQKKMVMNLKYIDPTYMIRAVPSNASDNVYCTLLAQSAVHGAMAGYTGYVSGLVNGRQTYIPFYRITEKQNNVVITDRMWARLLSSTNQPSFLSPKDVSDDKEKPMSALLDDGNCNGPVEVPPVTKEVTK, from the exons GCAATACTTTGTTCATGCTGATGACACTGTCCCTCAGAAg ATCGTTGTTCACAAGGATGGTCCAAGAGGAATTCACTTTAGACGAGCCGGGCCACGtcaaaag GTCTACTTCGAATCTGATGAAGTCCATGCTTGCATTGTTACCTGTGGGGGTCTTTGTCCTGGTCTCAATACCGTGATTAGGGAAATTGTGAGCAGTCTATCTTACATGTATGGCGTTAAGAGAATACTGGGAATAGAT GGTGGATATAGAGGCTTTTATGCTAAGAACACTGTCCCCTTGGACTCTAAAGTCGTAAATGATATCCATAAGCGAGGAGGGACCATCCTTGGGACCTCACGAGGTGGCCATGACACCACAAAGATAGTTGACAGCATCCAAGACCGAGGAATCAATCAG GTTTACATTATAGGTGGAGATGGAACACAGCGAGGCGCGTCCGCTATATTTGAG GAAGTTAGAAGACGTGGCTTGAAAGTTGCAGTTGTTGGAATCCCAAAAACAATCGATAATGACATACCT GTGATAGACaaatcttttgggtttgacaCAGCTGTAGAAGAGGCTCAACGAGCTATCAATGCAGCACATGTGGAAGCTGAGAGTATAGAGAATGGTATCGGTGTTGTCAAGCTTATGGGTCGCTACAGCG gGTTCATAGCGATGTACGCTACTCTAGCAAGCAGAGATGTGGACTGCTGTTTGATTCCGGAGTCACCATTTTACCTGGAAGGAGAAGGTGGACTGTTTGAGTACATAGAGAAACGTCTCAAGGAGAGCGGTCACATGGTGCTTGTGATTGCAGAAGGTGCTGGACAAGATCTCATGTCCAAGAGCATGGAGTCTATGACTCTCAAAGATGCTTCTGGTAACAAACTTCTTAACGATGTTGGTCTTTGGCTGTCTCAAAGCATCAAG GATCATTTTAAtcagaagaagatggtgatgaaCCTCAAGTACATTG ATCCAACATACATGATCCGTGCTGTTCCTAGCAATGCTTCAGACAATGTTTATTGTACACTTCTTGCTCAGAGCGCAGTGCACGGTGCAATGGCTGGATACACTGGCTACGTCAGTGGTCTAGTGAACGGAAGACAAACCTATATTCCCTTCTAC AGAATAACGGAGAAACAGAACAATGTAGTGATCACAGACAGGATGTGGGCGAGGCTGCTGTCTTCAACGAACCAGCCGAGTTTCTTGAGCCCCAAAGATGTGTCTGATGATAAAGAGAAGCCCATGTCGGCCCTTCTGGACGATGGCAACTGCAACGGCCCAGTCGAGGTGCCTCCAGTGACCAAAGAGGTCACCAAGTGA